One window of Triticum dicoccoides isolate Atlit2015 ecotype Zavitan chromosome 5A, WEW_v2.0, whole genome shotgun sequence genomic DNA carries:
- the LOC119303259 gene encoding serine/threonine-protein kinase SAPK8: MAGAAPDRAALTVGPGMDMPIMHDSDRYELVRDIGSGNFGVARLMRDRRTMELVAVKYIERGEKIDENVQREIINHRSLKHPNIIRFKEVILTPTHLAIVMEYASGGELFERICKNIRFSEDEARYFFQQLISGVSYCHSMQVCHRDLKLENTLLDGSPAPRLKICDFGYSKSSVLHSQPKSTVGTPAYIAPEVLLKKEYDGKIADVWSCGVTLYVMVVGAYPFEDPEEPKNFRKTIQRILSVQYSIPDNVDISPECRHLISRIFVGDPALRITIPEIRSHNWFLKNLPADLMDDDSMSSQYEEPEQRMQTMDEIMQILTEATIPPACSRINHILTDGFDMDDDMDDLESDSDLDIDSSGEIVYAM; encoded by the exons atggcagggGCGGCGCCGGATCGGGCGGCGCTGACGGTCGGCCCGGGCATGGACATGCCGATCATGCACGACAGCGACCGCTACGAGCTGGTGCGGGACATCGGCTCCGGCAACTTCGGCGTCGCCCGACTCATGCGCGACCGCCGCACCATGGAGCTCGTCGCCGTCAAGTACATCGAGCGCGGGGAGAAG ATAGACGAGAATGTCCAGCGTGAGATAATTAACCATAGATCACTGAAACATCCCAACATCATTAGGTTTAAGGAG GTTATTTTAACACCGACCCATCTTGCTATTGTCATGGAATATGCATCTGGTGGTGAGCTTTTTgagagaatatgtaaaaatatacgATTCAGTGAAGATGAG GCTCGCTACTTCTTCCAGCAGCTTATATCTGGAGTCAGCTACTGCCATTCGATG CAAGTATGTCACCGTGACTTGAAGCTGGAGAACACATTGCTGGACGGTAGTCCTGCTCCTCGCTTGAAGATATGTGATTTCGGCTATTCTAAG TCTTCAGTTCTCCATTCACAACCAAAATCAACTGTTGGAACACCTGCTTATATTGCACCTGAAGTTCTGTTGAAGAAAGAATATGATGGCAAG ATTGCTGATGTATGGTCCTGTGGTGTGACTCTTTATGTCATGGTAGTCGGTGCATATCCTTTTGAGGATCCAGAAGAACCTAAAAACTTTCGGAAGACAATTCAG CGTATCTTGAGTGTTCAGTATTCAATTCCAGATAACGTGGACATATCTCCAGAGTGCAGGCACCTAatttcgaggatttttgttggggaTCCTGCGTTG AGGATAACCATCCCTGAAATACGGAGCCATAACTGGTTCTTAAAGAACCTTCCCGCTGATTTGATGGATGATGATAGCATGAGCAGCCAATACGAGGAGCCTGAGCAGCGAATGCAGACGATGGATGAGATCATGCAAATTCTAACAGAGGCCACCATACCACCTGCTTGTTCTCGTATAAACCACATCCTAACTGATGGATTCGACATGGATGATGACATGGATGACCTTGAATCAGACTCAGATCTTGATATCGACAGCAGTGGAGAGATCGTGTATGCGATGTGA